One Pseudobacteroides sp. genomic region harbors:
- a CDS encoding DUF4330 domain-containing protein, which produces MILDGKGKLFGKISIVDVLIVLVVLGAIAGVGYKLTRSQIGVGGAFTKPDKIEISFYSDEVPEFVAKAISNGDLAKDFDRNVVYGKVTKVEVGNSVSWASNEKGQLVPSTKKGYSSIKVTVEGEGIYRDGKSSSGVVFGSADYYTGRTTILLAGNATFQCRIYDIKKKG; this is translated from the coding sequence ATGATATTGGATGGTAAGGGAAAGCTTTTCGGAAAGATCAGCATTGTTGACGTTTTGATTGTTTTGGTTGTTTTAGGTGCAATTGCAGGTGTAGGGTACAAGCTTACCAGATCCCAGATAGGGGTCGGAGGTGCATTTACCAAGCCGGATAAGATTGAGATAAGTTTCTACTCTGATGAAGTTCCTGAATTTGTTGCTAAAGCAATAAGTAATGGAGATCTGGCAAAAGACTTTGACAGGAATGTTGTCTATGGAAAGGTTACAAAAGTAGAGGTTGGCAATTCTGTAAGCTGGGCCTCTAATGAAAAGGGGCAATTGGTACCATCAACCAAAAAGGGCTATTCATCAATTAAAGTAACTGTTGAGGGAGAAGGAATATATAGGGATGGCAAGTCTTCTTCGGGAGTAGTCTTTGGGAGTGCGGATTATTATACCGGAAGGACTACTATCCTGCTTGCAGGAAATGCTACTTTTCAGTGCAGGATATATGATATAAAGAAAAAGGGGTAA
- a CDS encoding glycosyltransferase gives MIKVLYLINHAGKAGTERYVQSLVEKLNGKEVKAYLAYNEEGLLVEKLSELGVTSHRIAMKNPFDIRAAYNLSKLCKKLKIDLIHTQYLRENYIAMWSRLFNPKTKVMYTNHFILENNAVLRFFNRVLTPLEANIAAVCNKGKEMMISNGVNGKKIKVIFNGVDPKAWGGPVESTMRQELNIDSDTFVMLCASRFAYDKGHEFLINSIAELKKMTDKKFVMVLANDGPFFEERKKQALNLGLEKDIIFTGFRKDIKNLIYGSDLYINSSAHEALSFAILEVLACGLPIIATDMGGNGDIINNETSCGILVKYDDARGLAQAVTRVMNDEKLQKTLRENALKAIREKFNLDKMVMETYNLYRESLKSE, from the coding sequence ATGATTAAGGTTCTATACTTGATAAACCATGCCGGAAAAGCAGGTACCGAAAGATATGTACAATCCCTTGTTGAAAAGCTCAATGGTAAAGAGGTAAAAGCTTATCTTGCATACAATGAGGAAGGGCTTTTGGTTGAAAAGCTCTCAGAGCTTGGGGTCACCTCCCATAGGATTGCAATGAAAAATCCTTTTGACATAAGGGCTGCTTATAATTTAAGCAAATTGTGCAAAAAGCTTAAAATTGACCTCATTCATACCCAGTATTTAAGAGAAAACTACATTGCCATGTGGTCAAGACTATTTAACCCTAAAACCAAAGTCATGTATACAAACCATTTTATATTGGAAAACAACGCGGTATTAAGGTTTTTCAACAGGGTTTTGACTCCTCTTGAGGCAAACATAGCTGCGGTATGCAACAAGGGCAAGGAAATGATGATAAGTAACGGTGTTAACGGCAAAAAAATAAAGGTTATTTTTAACGGTGTTGACCCTAAGGCATGGGGAGGTCCTGTAGAGTCAACAATGAGGCAGGAGCTTAATATTGACAGCGATACCTTCGTAATGCTCTGTGCGTCAAGGTTTGCCTATGATAAGGGGCATGAATTCCTTATAAATTCCATAGCCGAACTAAAAAAAATGACTGACAAAAAATTTGTAATGGTGCTTGCAAATGATGGGCCTTTCTTTGAAGAAAGAAAAAAACAGGCATTGAATTTGGGACTGGAAAAGGATATTATATTTACAGGATTTAGAAAAGACATTAAAAATCTTATTTACGGTAGCGACCTATATATAAATTCTTCAGCCCATGAGGCGTTAAGCTTTGCTATACTGGAGGTTTTGGCCTGCGGCCTACCAATAATTGCAACCGATATGGGAGGAAACGGGGATATAATAAACAATGAGACAAGCTGCGGTATCCTTGTAAAGTATGATGATGCAAGGGGCCTTGCTCAGGCGGTTACAAGAGTCATGAACGATGAAAAACTGCAAAAAACTTTGCGGGAAAATGCATTAAAGGCAATCAGGGAAAAATTTAATCTTGATAAGATGGTTATGGAAACATATAATTTATACAGGGAAAGCTTGAAAAGTGAGTAA
- a CDS encoding O-antigen ligase family protein, with amino-acid sequence MINILKNSLIIGFIITLVQKFQAAYKESLIARVAAYLSSKFKILSANSSILNFIKRRDFYSRVLEYSFFVSVLDKALNIIPRFLNTYYTKYGHIFAESLIVRSAVNILRRIEIVIALSIVYIISVPDEKWYNIYTTVIVLALGAMFFVKTIFHRFESFNVKGLDFALLLFMLCVILSVGNSFFPMDSMRFLLFFLTCFLLVIVIVSSINTERSINSFIEIMLWGVTFTGLFGIYQAKIVGIPVNPAFIDLVTNSDAKGRVFSTVGNPNNYAELLLMTIPFYFAVVLNSKNVFKKILYSLLAVPPLISLVWTGTRAAWLCFAGSVLIFVFFKNKKLLPLVILAGIAFIPFMPQSIYRRLMSLTQADTSAMYRIKIYQTIMPMFTEYWKAGIGLGTDVFMGICKNYYQYTAKVPPHAHNLYIQIWIEMGIMGIATFVWFIGRLVKKCILNLSNKAEANINNILIAGICSIVSVLVMALAEYIWYYPRVMLIFWVIVALVLAALSITMRKREGISNKA; translated from the coding sequence TTGATTAATATATTAAAAAACAGCTTGATAATAGGCTTTATTATTACCCTCGTACAAAAGTTTCAGGCTGCCTATAAGGAGAGCCTGATTGCAAGAGTTGCAGCCTATTTGTCTTCTAAGTTTAAAATATTGTCTGCCAACAGCAGCATATTAAATTTTATAAAGAGAAGAGATTTTTATTCAAGGGTATTGGAGTACAGCTTTTTTGTCAGTGTATTGGATAAAGCCTTGAACATTATTCCAAGATTTTTAAACACCTATTACACAAAATACGGTCATATATTTGCAGAGAGCCTTATTGTAAGATCTGCTGTAAATATACTTCGCAGGATAGAGATTGTTATAGCATTAAGCATTGTATATATTATTTCAGTTCCTGATGAGAAGTGGTACAATATATACACCACAGTCATCGTACTGGCACTTGGAGCAATGTTTTTTGTAAAAACAATATTTCACAGGTTTGAAAGTTTTAATGTTAAAGGACTTGATTTTGCCCTACTTCTGTTTATGCTGTGTGTGATTTTATCAGTGGGCAATTCATTCTTCCCGATGGACAGCATGAGGTTTCTCCTGTTTTTTCTTACATGCTTTTTGCTGGTCATAGTCATAGTAAGCTCTATAAATACCGAAAGGTCCATAAACAGCTTTATAGAGATAATGTTGTGGGGAGTCACATTTACAGGCCTTTTCGGTATATACCAGGCTAAAATAGTGGGAATACCGGTTAATCCCGCCTTTATAGATCTTGTGACAAACTCCGATGCAAAGGGGCGAGTTTTTTCTACTGTGGGAAATCCCAACAACTACGCCGAGTTGCTGCTTATGACAATACCTTTTTATTTTGCAGTAGTTTTAAATTCAAAGAATGTATTTAAAAAGATACTTTACTCATTATTGGCAGTTCCACCTCTCATATCCCTCGTCTGGACAGGCACACGTGCAGCGTGGCTATGTTTTGCTGGATCGGTGCTGATATTTGTATTCTTTAAAAACAAAAAGCTGCTGCCGCTGGTTATACTTGCAGGGATAGCGTTTATACCCTTTATGCCGCAAAGTATATACAGAAGACTCATGTCATTGACTCAAGCAGATACATCGGCTATGTACAGGATAAAGATATACCAGACCATTATGCCCATGTTCACTGAGTACTGGAAGGCAGGAATAGGATTAGGAACAGATGTATTTATGGGAATCTGTAAAAACTATTATCAATACACTGCCAAGGTTCCGCCCCATGCCCACAATTTATATATACAGATATGGATTGAAATGGGTATTATGGGCATAGCAACTTTTGTGTGGTTTATTGGGAGGCTTGTTAAAAAGTGCATATTAAACTTGTCAAATAAGGCAGAAGCAAACATAAACAATATTCTTATTGCAGGAATATGTTCTATTGTTAGCGTCCTTGTAATGGCACTGGCTGAGTATATATGGTATTATCCAAGAGTAATGTTGATTTTCTGGGTAATTGTGGCATTAGTTTTAGCTGCGTTGAGTATTACAATGAGGAAAAGAGAAGGAATAAGCAATAAAGCCTAG
- a CDS encoding acyltransferase, translated as MKKLSYYICLILYYAVARHLPGSDLPYGFGTKRIRRFLCRRIFYKSGKNINVEHGAFFGSGRDIEIGENTGLGINCRIAGPLKIGNDVMMGPDVMIFTQNHENSRLDIPMNLQTAPKKPVVIEDDVWIAARVIILPGITVHKGAILGAGAVVTKDVPEYAVVGGNPAKIIKYRNGNQTQNINQIQNENAGDKND; from the coding sequence ATGAAAAAACTTAGTTATTATATTTGTCTCATACTTTATTACGCCGTCGCACGGCATTTGCCCGGCTCGGACTTGCCCTACGGCTTTGGTACAAAGAGAATCAGAAGGTTTTTGTGCAGGAGAATTTTTTACAAGTCAGGTAAGAACATTAATGTTGAACATGGAGCATTTTTTGGCTCGGGCAGGGATATTGAAATTGGAGAAAATACCGGATTAGGCATAAATTGCAGGATTGCAGGACCATTAAAAATAGGTAATGATGTTATGATGGGGCCTGATGTTATGATATTTACCCAGAATCACGAGAACAGTCGTCTGGACATTCCCATGAACCTTCAAACAGCACCTAAAAAGCCTGTTGTCATAGAGGATGATGTATGGATAGCAGCAAGGGTTATAATTCTCCCGGGTATTACTGTTCACAAGGGGGCTATTTTAGGTGCAGGAGCCGTGGTGACTAAAGATGTTCCCGAATACGCAGTGGTAGGCGGTAATCCGGCTAAGATTATAAAATACAGAAATGGAAACCAAACACAGAATATAAACCAAATACAAAACGAAAACGCAGGTGATAAAAATGATTAA
- a CDS encoding NAD(P)H-hydrate dehydratase, translating to MKVATPEQIGRMDDETINKIGIPGIVLMENAALKVVEETTRSIGAMEGKKVIVLAGKGNNGGDAYAVARHLNNLGAYVSVYITSKKSEVKSDAQINLKIIENMNIKTVEVVDKNILSEIKRELECCDAVIDGIFGTGFKGQVTGIIEEIVKLVNDSSKYVVSIDIPSGVNGETGKVLGKSIKAHKTVTFTFPKTGLLISPGCEHTGELVIADIGIPKSICDAVNMKTTLIDKEHVSDIIPKRIKESSKGNYGRVLIISGSTGMTGSGCLCAKAALRSGAGLVYLGVPAVLGNIYSAQLVEPIVIPFEDKGKEHFSKESAKDILKQMEKMNVAAIGPGISCRQDIIELVQEILVNASVPIVLDADALNAVSKDAAILKKAKVPVVVTPHPGEMARLMGMSISDIQNDRIKHAGDFSAQYNVITVLKGSKTIIAAPGGRIYINPTGNPGMSTAGTGDVLTGIIAGFIGQGFTPEDSAVAGVFLHGLAGDMAAHKKGQYGIIAGDLIEELPYAIHQYI from the coding sequence ATGAAGGTTGCAACTCCGGAGCAAATTGGAAGAATGGATGATGAAACCATAAACAAAATAGGTATACCGGGAATTGTTCTCATGGAAAATGCTGCACTTAAGGTGGTAGAGGAGACCACAAGAAGTATCGGTGCCATGGAAGGAAAAAAGGTTATTGTCTTGGCGGGTAAGGGGAATAACGGTGGAGATGCTTATGCTGTTGCAAGGCATTTAAATAATCTAGGGGCCTACGTATCTGTATATATTACCTCGAAAAAATCCGAAGTTAAAAGTGATGCACAAATAAACTTAAAAATCATTGAAAACATGAATATAAAGACTGTTGAAGTCGTCGATAAAAATATACTTTCGGAAATTAAAAGGGAACTGGAATGCTGTGATGCCGTTATAGACGGGATTTTTGGAACAGGTTTTAAAGGGCAAGTGACAGGCATCATTGAGGAAATAGTAAAACTTGTAAATGACTCTTCAAAATATGTTGTATCGATAGATATTCCCTCTGGGGTAAACGGTGAAACGGGAAAAGTCCTTGGAAAGTCCATAAAGGCTCATAAAACCGTAACATTTACATTTCCAAAGACCGGACTTTTAATTAGTCCCGGGTGTGAACATACGGGTGAGCTTGTAATCGCCGACATCGGTATACCCAAGTCAATATGTGATGCTGTAAATATGAAAACAACTCTTATAGATAAAGAGCATGTGTCCGATATAATACCAAAAAGAATAAAGGAAAGTAGTAAGGGTAATTATGGGAGGGTCCTCATTATAAGCGGTTCAACGGGAATGACAGGCTCAGGCTGCCTTTGTGCAAAGGCAGCTTTAAGGTCGGGTGCAGGGCTTGTGTATCTTGGGGTTCCGGCTGTATTGGGTAATATTTACAGTGCTCAGTTGGTGGAGCCCATTGTTATACCATTTGAGGATAAGGGTAAAGAGCACTTTTCCAAAGAATCCGCTAAAGATATATTAAAACAAATGGAAAAAATGAATGTGGCGGCAATTGGTCCGGGTATTTCATGTCGGCAGGACATTATTGAACTAGTACAAGAGATACTTGTAAATGCAAGTGTTCCCATTGTGCTTGATGCAGATGCTTTGAACGCCGTCTCAAAGGATGCAGCAATATTGAAAAAGGCAAAGGTGCCCGTGGTAGTTACGCCTCACCCGGGAGAAATGGCCAGGCTTATGGGAATGAGCATTTCGGATATTCAGAATGACCGAATAAAACATGCCGGGGATTTTTCCGCCCAGTATAATGTTATAACGGTATTAAAGGGCTCAAAAACCATTATTGCTGCTCCTGGCGGGAGAATTTATATAAATCCCACAGGAAATCCTGGGATGTCAACTGCAGGTACAGGTGATGTGCTGACAGGAATAATAGCAGGATTTATAGGCCAGGGCTTTACGCCTGAGGACTCTGCAGTTGCCGGGGTTTTTCTCCACGGTTTGGCAGGGGATATGGCTGCACATAAGAAGGGCCAATATGGGATTATAGCAGGTGACTTGATCGAAGAACTGCCTTATGCAATACACCAATATATATAA